The following proteins come from a genomic window of Bartonella apihabitans:
- a CDS encoding NAD-dependent succinate-semialdehyde dehydrogenase, with amino-acid sequence MKLSDKELLKDKCLIDGKWLSAKNNETIAVTNPADGEVVGHVPSLSAAEVEKVIEASNAALGKWRIKTASERSKILRKWFDLIIANADDLAMIMTSEQGKPLKEARGEIIYAASFVEWFAEEAKRTYGDTIPSPQQKQRITVIKQPVGVTAAITPWNFPAAMITRKAAPALAAGCTMIVRPASLTPLTALALGELANRAGIPAGVLQVITGKSSTIGKVLTDSHIVRKLSFTGSTEVGRTLMAECAPTIKRISLELGGNAPFIVFDDADLDEAVKGAIASKYRNAGQTCVCANRLLVQEGIYDAFTKKLEQAVKALKIGDGRKPDTDIGPMIEESALDKVEEHIADAVKKGGKLICGGKRLGGLFIEPAIVTGVTQDMRFAHEETFGPVAPLFKFKTEDEAIRMANDTIFGLAAYFYTRDFSRAVRVSEALEYGMVGHNTGLISNEVAPFGGVKQSGLGREGSKYGIEEYMEIKYICSAL; translated from the coding sequence ATGAAACTTTCAGATAAAGAGCTGTTGAAAGACAAGTGCCTGATTGACGGCAAATGGCTTTCTGCAAAAAACAATGAAACAATCGCCGTTACCAATCCGGCAGATGGTGAGGTGGTAGGTCATGTTCCCTCACTTTCCGCTGCCGAAGTTGAAAAAGTCATCGAGGCTTCAAATGCAGCACTCGGAAAATGGCGAATAAAGACGGCTTCCGAGCGGTCAAAAATCTTGCGCAAGTGGTTCGACCTGATAATCGCTAACGCCGATGATCTGGCTATGATTATGACGAGCGAGCAAGGTAAACCTTTGAAAGAAGCACGTGGCGAAATTATTTATGCTGCCTCCTTTGTCGAGTGGTTTGCTGAAGAAGCCAAGAGGACTTATGGTGATACCATTCCTTCGCCTCAGCAAAAACAACGTATTACTGTCATCAAACAACCTGTCGGGGTAACGGCAGCGATTACACCGTGGAATTTTCCTGCTGCAATGATCACGCGCAAAGCCGCTCCGGCACTTGCAGCGGGCTGCACGATGATTGTAAGGCCTGCCAGTCTGACACCGCTCACCGCTCTTGCATTGGGCGAGCTTGCTAACCGCGCAGGAATACCGGCGGGTGTTTTACAGGTTATTACGGGTAAATCATCGACAATCGGTAAAGTGCTTACCGATAGCCATATTGTGCGGAAACTGTCATTTACAGGTTCAACAGAAGTTGGACGCACACTGATGGCCGAATGTGCACCGACGATCAAGCGTATTTCGCTCGAACTTGGCGGGAATGCACCTTTTATCGTGTTTGATGATGCAGATCTTGATGAAGCCGTTAAAGGTGCTATTGCATCGAAATATCGTAATGCCGGTCAAACCTGCGTTTGCGCCAACCGTCTTCTCGTTCAGGAAGGCATTTATGACGCTTTTACCAAAAAACTGGAACAGGCAGTCAAAGCTTTGAAAATTGGCGATGGAAGAAAACCCGATACGGATATCGGGCCAATGATCGAAGAAAGTGCCTTGGATAAAGTTGAGGAGCACATTGCCGACGCTGTAAAGAAAGGCGGAAAGCTTATTTGCGGCGGTAAAAGACTAGGTGGTCTTTTTATAGAGCCGGCGATCGTAACGGGTGTTACACAAGATATGCGTTTTGCGCATGAAGAAACCTTCGGACCGGTTGCACCATTGTTTAAATTCAAAACGGAAGATGAAGCAATCCGCATGGCGAATGATACGATTTTCGGTCTTGCAGCTTATTTCTATACGCGCGATTTCAGTCGTGCTGTCAGAGTGAGCGAAGCGCTCGAATATGGTATGGTTGGCCACAATACCGGTTTGATTTCAAATGAAGTTGCTCCGTTCGGAGGCGTTAAGCAATCCGGCCTCGGGCGCGAAGGTTCCAAATATGGAATAGAAGAATATATGGAAATCAAATATATATGCAGTGCTCTGTAA